A part of Aegilops tauschii subsp. strangulata cultivar AL8/78 chromosome 2, Aet v6.0, whole genome shotgun sequence genomic DNA contains:
- the LOC109770713 gene encoding myb-related protein Zm1, translating to MGKGRAPCCAKVGLNRGSWTPEEDMRLIAYIQKYGHANWRALPKQAGLLRCGKSCRLRWINYLRPDLKRGNFTVEEEETLIKLHNMLGNKWSKIAACLPGRTDNEIKNVWNTHLKKRVAASAGEQKKGGAKGKKKTTCVDVPAPSPSPSSSTTTTTTTTTNCSSGESGEQSNTSKELELELEKIEIPMLDLGFDLDMLLDAVPDTHCPAISSAPTSPCSSASPPCVVDDGVLLDLPEIDSVPELWSIMDGEGGAGACAEAAQAPWSNAAPCQGDGTEASGATADDEDGKEWWLEDLEKELGLWGSIEDYDHKAIFAF from the exons ATGGGGAAAGGTCGTGCACCGTGCTGCGCCAAGGTCGGTCTCAACAGGGGCTCCTGGACGCCGGAGGAGGACATGCGCCTCATCGCCTACATTCAGAAGTACGGCCACGCCAACTGGCGCGCCCTGCCCAAGCAAGCAG GTTTGCTCCGGTGCGGGAAGAGCTGCCGGCTCCGGTGGATCAACTACCTCCGGCCGGACCTCAAGCGCGGCAACTTCACCGTCGAGGAGGAGGAGACCCTCATCAAGCTGCACAACATGCTCGGCAACAA ATGGTCCAAGATCGCGGCGTGCCTGCCGGGGAGGACCGACAACGAGATCAAGAACGTCTGGAACACGCACCTCAAGAAGCGGGTGGCGGCCAGCGCCGGCGAGCAGAAGAAGGGCGGGGCCAAGGGCAAGAAGAAAACCACCTGCGTCGACGTGCCGGCGCCGTCTCCGTCTCCATCCTCTTCCAccaccaccacgaccaccaccacgaCCAACTGCTCTAGCGGCGAGTCGGGCGAGCAGAGCAACACCAGCAAGGAACTAGAATTGGAGCTGGAGAAGATCGAGATCCCCATGCTCGACCTCGGCTTCGACTTGGACATGCTACTGGACGCCGTCCCCGACACGCACTGCCCGGCCATCTCGTCGGCGCCGACCTCGCCCTGCTCGTCCGCGTCCCCGCCCTGcgtggtggacgacggcgtgcTGCTCGACCTGCCGGAGATCGACAGCGTGCCCGAGCTGTGGAGCATCATGGACGGCGAAGGCGGCGCCGGCGCCTGCGCAGAAGCGGCGCAGGCCCCGTGGAGCAATGCGGCGCCGTGCCAGGGCGACGGAACAGAGGCGAGCGGCGCAACGGCCGACGACGAGGACGGAAAGGAGTGGTGGTTGGAAGATTTGGAAAAGGAGCTGGGCCTATGGGGGTCCATCGAGGACTACGACCACAAGGCGATTTTTGCGTTTTGA